The following DNA comes from Azospirillum sp. TSA2s.
AGACCCTGCCGGCGGAGCTTTCCGCCCGTGTCCGGGTGAGCGCGAACTGGACCGGCTTCGGCCCGCTGGCTGGCGCGCTGGTGGAGGGTGACTCCGCCCGCCTGCTGGCTGCCAACCGCCGCATCGCCGAACTGCCCGGCCCCATCGTCCTGACCCAGGGCGTGCCCATGGGCGGCGAGGGGGTGGAGATCGCCTGGCTGATGAACGAGCGCTCCGTCAGCACCAACACCACCGCCGCCGGCGGCAACGCCAGCCTCGTGGCGATGAGCTGAGGGAGGGAGCTGTAATGCCCTCTCCCGCCCCGGGAGAGGGAGGGACCCGCCGAAGGCGGGAGGGTGAGGGGTTATCCGGACATGGATTTCAATCCTTGGATCACCCCTCACCCTTCCCATGCTCCGCATGGGCCCCTTCCCTCTCCCGGGGCGGGAGAGGGAGTTGCATGCGCAGCCGCTCCGCCGTTTCGGCATCGGCCGGAAAGAACGCCTCGATCGCCAGTTCCGACAGCGTGACATCCACCGCCGTCCCGAAGACGGTGGTCGTGCTGAACAGGCTCAGCAAACCAACGGACGTGTGCAGCCGCAGCGGCACCACCACGTCCGGATGATGCCCAGCCTCGCCACCGCCATCATCCAGAGACGAGGCCGGCGCCGGATACCCCTGCAACTCGCTGCGCAGAGCCACCAGCACCGGATCGGCGCTTGTCTCGATCTGGCGGGTCAGGCGGGACAGCACATGCTCCCGCCACTGCGCCCAGTTGCCGATACGGCCGGCCAGCCCGTCGGGATGCAGGCTGAGGCGCAGCACATTGACCGGCCCCGCCAGCAGCTCCGCCGACACCCCCTCCAGCAGCGGCGCCACCGCCCGGTTCGCCGCAAGCAGATGCCAATGCCGGTCCACCGCCAGCGCCGGAAACGGTTCGTGCCCGGTCAGCACCAGATCCACCGCCTTGCGCGCCGCCTCCATCGCCGGGTTGTCCAGGCTGTGTTCGCTATAGACCGGGGCGAAGCCGGCGGCGACCAGCAGGGCGTTGCGGTCCCGCAGCGGCACGTCCAGCCGTTCCGCCAGATGGATCAGCATGCCGCGGCTCGGCTGCGACCGCCCGGTCTCGAGAAAACTGACATGCCGGGTGGAGATGTCCGCCTCGCAGGCGAGATCGAGCTGGCTGAGGCCGCGCCGCTGCCGCCAGGAGCGCAGCAGGGCGCCGACCGGCGGCCCGGCCGGTGCCCTGCCGTTGCGGCCGGTGGTCTGAGAGGTGCCATGGGGCATGGTGAGTGCTCCGAACCCATACGGACTCAATATTTTCGGCGGCCATGGTTGCCGTCATCCGCGGGCGAAGGCCAGCAGTTCCGTGTTGAACCGGTCGCGGTGGGTGATGAACAGGCCGTGTGGCGCCCCCTCATAGAAGGACAGCGTGGCGTTCGGCATCAGCGCCACCGTGCGTTCGGCGAGCGCCAGCGGCGTCGTCACATCTCGGTCGCCATGGACGACCAGCGTCGGCACGGTGATGGCCGGCAGTTCCTTGCGAAAATCGGCCGAGGTGATGGCGCGGTTGCACTCCAGCAGGGCCAACAGCGAGGATTGCAGTGCCATTCCGGTGATCCACCCCTTCATCTCCGCCGAGGTCTCCTCGTTCACGAAGGGGTCGATGTTGTCGCCGAGCCATTTCGGGAAGTCGCGCAGCAGCTGCTCCGTCCGGAACGCCTCGAACAGCGCCGGATCGACGCCATCGGGGTTGTCGTCGGTGCGCGCCATCAGCGGCGTGATGGTTCCCACCATCACCACGCCCGCCACCCGCCCGGAGCCATGCCGGGTCAGATAGCGCACGATCTCCCCCGTCGCCATCGAATGGCCGACCAGCGTCACGTCGCGCAGATCCAGCCCGTCGATCAGGGCGGCGATGTCGTCCGCCAGCCGGTCGAAGCCGTAGCCTGACGGCGACTCGTCCGATTTCCCATGGCCGCGGCGGTCGAAGGCGATGCAGCGGCAGCCCTGCTCGGACAGCGGCGCCATCTGATAGGCCCAGGCGTCGGAGGTCAGCGACCAGCTCGACACGAACAGGATCGGCCGGCTGCCCTCCTTATTTCCCCAATCGCGGTAGAACAGGCGCACGCCGTCGTCGGTGTGGATGAAGCCCATGATCGATCTCCCTGTGAAAGAACTGCGGTTCAGGCCGTCGGCATCTGGTCGAGGAAGCCGGTCACGCTGCGCAGCCGTCCGTCCGCCGCCAGCAGGGCGAAATCGGTGCCGCGGGCGAGCGGCTCGCCGCCCTCCGGCCCCAGCGCCCAGGAGAAGCGCAGCCGGTCATTGTGCCCGTCCACAGCCCCGAGCAGGCTGAAGCGCAGGCCGGGGAACTTCTGCTGCACGGCGTCGATCAGGGCGTCCAGCCCGTCATGGCCGCTGACCCCCGCCAGCGGGTCGAGATAGCTGGCATCCTCGCTCCAGCCCTCAGCGATCAGGGCGCGACGCCGCTGCGGGTCGGTCTCGTTCCAGGCGGCGATGTAGAGGTCGGCGATTGCGGCGGGGGTGTGGGTCGCGTCGGTCATCGTCAGGTCCCTTTCTCGGTCCGTTGTCCTGGTCGCCGGATTGTCCCGGCGAAGCCAGAATTGCCCGATGGCGGGAGCTGAATCGATTACGTGCCAGGTAAAATCAGAGCGTTGATCCGATTGAGGTATCTGCGGCGTTTTCCGTCATTTGCCATTGCGCCAATTTTCCAGCTTCGTGATGGCCGCTGACGCCCGTTTCCGCTGGTCGCTTTCTCGCGTGTAGAACTCCAGCATGGACAGGGTAGAGTGCCCCGTGATGGCCGCGATTTCATGGATGCTGCATCCGGCCTCGGCAAGGCGGGCAGCGGCGACTTTGCGCAAGCCATGGAATACGAAACCATCAAACTCCGGCCGCAGCAATGCCCCGTCGCTGTTCCGGCGACGGACATATTGCCCGAACGATGCGGAGAACAGATCGGCCCGTCGCCACGGAGTTCCGTCCGGTCTGACCAGAATGTGCGTTGAATTGGCGGAGGCCTTCCATGCGTCCAACTCCGCACGAAGGGCACTGTGACATGGCACGACCAAGCGCTTGCCTGTCTTCTGCTGAACGAGGCTGATGACAGAGCCGTCATAGTCAGACCATAGCATGCGGATGCAATCGCCTTCGCGCTGACCTGTGTAGACAGCGATCACGACGGCCCGGCGAAGGTGCTCCGGGAGCGCGCCGGGCGTGAGCGCTTTCTCAACCAGACCTTCGGGCCACCGCGCGTGCTCGCTGATCGGCAGTTTCTTGATCCGTAGGGCGGGATGGTATGGGATGTATTCCCGCTCGACCGCGAAACTCAGAAGTACCGTCCACACCTTGTGGACCTCGTTCGCCATAGCTGGAGTATCAGCCATGGCATCACGGTGGGTTAGTACGTGGCGCCG
Coding sequences within:
- a CDS encoding helix-turn-helix domain-containing protein, with protein sequence MPHGTSQTTGRNGRAPAGPPVGALLRSWRQRRGLSQLDLACEADISTRHVSFLETGRSQPSRGMLIHLAERLDVPLRDRNALLVAAGFAPVYSEHSLDNPAMEAARKAVDLVLTGHEPFPALAVDRHWHLLAANRAVAPLLEGVSAELLAGPVNVLRLSLHPDGLAGRIGNWAQWREHVLSRLTRQIETSADPVLVALRSELQGYPAPASSLDDGGGEAGHHPDVVVPLRLHTSVGLLSLFSTTTVFGTAVDVTLSELAIEAFFPADAETAERLRMQLPLPPREREGAHAEHGKGEG
- a CDS encoding alpha/beta fold hydrolase, yielding MGFIHTDDGVRLFYRDWGNKEGSRPILFVSSWSLTSDAWAYQMAPLSEQGCRCIAFDRRGHGKSDESPSGYGFDRLADDIAALIDGLDLRDVTLVGHSMATGEIVRYLTRHGSGRVAGVVMVGTITPLMARTDDNPDGVDPALFEAFRTEQLLRDFPKWLGDNIDPFVNEETSAEMKGWITGMALQSSLLALLECNRAITSADFRKELPAITVPTLVVHGDRDVTTPLALAERTVALMPNATLSFYEGAPHGLFITHRDRFNTELLAFARG
- a CDS encoding nuclear transport factor 2 family protein, producing the protein MTDATHTPAAIADLYIAAWNETDPQRRRALIAEGWSEDASYLDPLAGVSGHDGLDALIDAVQQKFPGLRFSLLGAVDGHNDRLRFSWALGPEGGEPLARGTDFALLAADGRLRSVTGFLDQMPTA
- a CDS encoding tyrosine-type recombinase/integrase, translated to MGRKTVTRTLADGTVKTYSYARSKDEARARTVASVAREYIASPQYRGLKPNSQKLYDRFLNSIVAEYGEVEIVKIKRRHVLTHRDAMADTPAMANEVHKVWTVLLSFAVEREYIPYHPALRIKKLPISEHARWPEGLVEKALTPGALPEHLRRAVVIAVYTGQREGDCIRMLWSDYDGSVISLVQQKTGKRLVVPCHSALRAELDAWKASANSTHILVRPDGTPWRRADLFSASFGQYVRRRNSDGALLRPEFDGFVFHGLRKVAAARLAEAGCSIHEIAAITGHSTLSMLEFYTRESDQRKRASAAITKLENWRNGK